A genomic segment from uncultured Marinifilum sp. encodes:
- a CDS encoding LUD domain-containing protein, translated as MEVKICTENQNLLLAEKKRDLLDSFLANSNRLGNDSLKVDQKLFIEAASKENVQFEFVHLNSFNIDKNPINISNARNALLEAEYAIADSGKIILKLVESDELLTVFLSETLHIVVPASKILHSMDDLELIKGKTAVDIGRGIASLNISESNKGLSFSPKAIKTMVYVLEDL; from the coding sequence ATGGAAGTAAAAATTTGTACAGAAAATCAGAATCTGCTTTTAGCAGAGAAGAAGAGAGACCTTTTGGATTCATTTTTAGCGAATTCAAACCGGCTTGGAAATGATTCTCTTAAGGTAGATCAGAAATTATTTATTGAGGCAGCAAGTAAAGAGAATGTTCAATTTGAGTTTGTTCACTTAAATAGTTTTAATATAGATAAAAATCCTATTAATATTAGTAATGCTCGAAATGCACTATTAGAAGCAGAGTATGCAATTGCTGATTCTGGTAAGATAATTCTGAAACTAGTTGAATCGGATGAGTTACTAACCGTATTTTTATCCGAAACATTGCATATTGTAGTGCCAGCAAGTAAAATACTGCATTCTATGGATGATTTGGAGCTGATAAAAGGAAAAACGGCAGTTGATATTGGCAGAGGAATTGCCAGCTTAAATATATCAGAATCAAATAAAGGTTTAAGTTTTTCTCCTAAAGCCATAAAAACTATGGTTTATGTATTAGAAGATTTATAA
- a CDS encoding PfkB family carbohydrate kinase: protein MRRVYTIGDCVLDLFFENDKPVDARPGGSFLNSSVSLGRLGVRVSLISELGIDRIGNQILNFLKTNNVNIDNIAQFSDTNSNLAIAFLDEHKNADYSFYKTRKGLDTCIKFPKDVKSGDVVMFGSFLSIKKEFRPALLRFLKECKSNGAIIIYDPNFRAQHLPLLNEVLPFIKENIQIANLVKASDEDFKLICNANSAKEAIEWIRNFSSATLIYTANKNGVVVCTDKIYNFDVPKIIPVSTVGAGDTFNASIAYFLIRENIKADRINKLEKEEVRELVRIAIKFSQEVCMGYDNFIGTDTGEKFKLKKTPQE from the coding sequence ATGCGTAGAGTTTATACCATAGGCGATTGTGTTTTGGATTTATTTTTTGAAAACGATAAGCCCGTGGATGCAAGGCCGGGTGGATCATTTTTGAATTCGTCGGTTAGCCTTGGAAGATTAGGGGTGAGAGTTTCTTTAATTAGTGAATTGGGAATTGATCGAATTGGAAATCAGATTTTAAATTTTTTGAAAACCAATAATGTTAATATAGATAATATTGCTCAATTTAGTGATACAAATTCTAATTTGGCTATTGCTTTTCTCGATGAGCATAAAAACGCCGATTATTCGTTTTATAAAACACGAAAAGGATTAGATACATGCATTAAATTTCCTAAGGATGTTAAGAGTGGAGATGTGGTAATGTTTGGCTCTTTTTTGTCCATAAAGAAAGAATTTAGACCTGCATTACTTCGTTTTTTAAAAGAGTGTAAATCCAATGGAGCTATAATAATATACGATCCAAATTTTAGAGCGCAACATCTTCCCTTACTTAATGAAGTATTACCGTTTATAAAGGAAAATATTCAAATTGCCAATTTGGTGAAAGCCTCCGATGAGGATTTTAAATTAATTTGTAATGCCAACTCGGCAAAAGAAGCGATAGAATGGATTAGAAATTTTTCATCTGCCACATTAATTTATACAGCCAATAAAAATGGAGTAGTGGTTTGCACCGATAAAATTTACAATTTCGATGTTCCTAAGATTATACCAGTTAGTACTGTTGGGGCAGGCGATACTTTTAATGCATCTATTGCATATTTTCTGATAAGAGAAAATATTAAGGCAGACCGAATAAATAAGTTAGAGAAAGAAGAAGTTCGGGAATTAGTTAGAATTGCAATTAAATTTTCTCAGGAAGTATGTATGGGGTACGATAACTTTATTGGTACTGATACGGGAGAAAAATTTAAGCTAAAAAAAACACCCCAAGAATAA
- a CDS encoding PH domain-containing protein, producing MGIFSSLLGNAGAVSQEKLKSEFEQLLTDHEEIEIGFKLIRDTFIFTNKRLIIVDKQGVTGRKTEYLSISYKSISRFSIETAGTFDLDAELKIWVSSEQQPSIVKKFNKSVNVYDVQKILAKHVLG from the coding sequence ATGGGAATATTTTCATCCTTATTGGGCAATGCAGGAGCTGTAAGTCAGGAAAAATTAAAAAGTGAATTTGAACAGCTCTTAACGGATCATGAAGAAATTGAAATTGGCTTTAAACTTATTCGCGACACTTTTATATTTACCAATAAAAGATTAATAATAGTCGATAAACAAGGAGTAACAGGCCGAAAAACTGAATATTTATCAATTAGTTATAAAAGTATATCACGCTTTAGCATTGAAACTGCCGGCACCTTCGATTTGGATGCAGAACTCAAAATATGGGTTTCGAGTGAACAACAGCCTAGTATCGTAAAAAAGTTTAATAAATCGGTTAATGTTTACGATGTTCAGAAAATACTTGCTAAACATGTTTTGGGCTAA
- a CDS encoding FAD-binding and (Fe-S)-binding domain-containing protein translates to MLKGNYKKFYEEIKSDIETSRLYTDEIRNLAYGTDAGFYRLIPKIVIRAQNEKEVTKAIKLANKYDLPVTFRAAGTSLAGQAITDSILIFAGKNWEGYEVLKDGSEIRMQPGLVGARINKILAPYGQKLGPDPASINSAMIGGIVMNNASGMNCGTHENSYKTIRSARLIFADGTVLDTGSDESKKAFMQSHGDFVRKIEEIRDRVRANKKLADRIRYKYSIKNTTGLSINPFIDYDDPFQIIVNLMVGSEGTLAFMSELTMKTVVNHKFKASAMVYFHDIVTACQSVVTMKPGPVHGAEMLDRVSLRAVENSDGIPAFIKDFPEGVTAILVETLANSQEELDSNIKEIKGLLSAYETVRPIEFTDKPEEYSKYWDIRKGIFPAVGGLRETGTTCIIEDVAFHIEDLPKATLELQNLIAKYGYKDGVIYGHALEGNFHFIFNQNFDKPEELEQYINFMGEVDNLVVDKYDGSLKAEHGTGRNMAPFVKHEWGEEAYELMKEVKQLFDPKNLLNPGVIINDDPNCYTKNFKTLMPVHDIVDKCIECGFCEVNCLTAGFSLSARQRTVVQREIKRLETTGENPERLAELRKGFVYLGEQTCAGDGLCATSCPVGIDTGKYIKYLRSLNVDTPRAQKISAKVADNFSTVGSTIRGGLKFVNGVHTVMGSTLLGGIAGGFRKLSGNNIPLWTPAMPKGVSGPKPKEINQENPLKVVYFPSCIAQTMGPAKGDPYKEPLHKVTQKLLEKAGYEVIFPDGMSNLCCGTPWESKGLIKHADQKSSELEAALVKASENGKYPVLCDTSPCLYRMRRVMDKTLKLYEPVEFIHEFLMDKLEFTKVDEVIAVHPTCTTTKMGLTPVLKAVAEACATHVILPEEVGCCGFAGDRGFNFPEVNKYALRKLRPVIDQSKVVAGYSNSRTCEIGLSTNGGVPYMSIIYLVDRVSVAKAETPKFKKKSRKKEKVAI, encoded by the coding sequence ATGTTGAAAGGAAATTATAAAAAGTTTTACGAGGAGATTAAATCTGATATTGAAACATCAAGATTATATACTGATGAGATTAGAAACTTAGCCTATGGAACGGATGCTGGTTTTTACCGTTTGATACCTAAAATTGTAATTCGAGCTCAAAACGAAAAAGAAGTTACCAAAGCTATTAAGCTGGCTAACAAATACGATTTGCCAGTTACATTTAGAGCTGCAGGAACAAGTTTAGCTGGACAGGCAATTACCGATTCTATTCTAATTTTTGCTGGAAAGAATTGGGAAGGTTACGAAGTATTAAAAGATGGATCGGAAATTCGTATGCAGCCAGGTTTGGTTGGTGCACGTATCAATAAAATTCTTGCTCCTTACGGGCAAAAATTAGGTCCCGATCCTGCTTCTATCAATTCAGCAATGATTGGTGGTATTGTTATGAATAATGCTTCGGGAATGAACTGTGGTACTCACGAAAATTCATACAAAACCATTCGTTCTGCTCGTTTAATTTTTGCCGATGGTACTGTTTTAGATACTGGTAGCGATGAAAGTAAAAAAGCCTTTATGCAATCGCATGGCGATTTTGTTCGTAAAATCGAAGAAATAAGAGATCGTGTTAGAGCTAATAAAAAATTAGCAGATCGTATTCGCTACAAGTATAGTATTAAAAATACAACAGGCTTAAGCATTAATCCTTTCATCGATTATGATGATCCTTTTCAAATTATAGTAAACTTAATGGTTGGCTCTGAAGGTACTTTAGCCTTTATGTCGGAATTAACCATGAAAACAGTGGTGAATCACAAGTTCAAGGCCAGTGCTATGGTTTATTTTCATGATATTGTTACAGCTTGTCAATCGGTTGTAACCATGAAACCAGGTCCTGTACATGGTGCCGAAATGCTAGATCGAGTTTCTTTACGTGCAGTCGAAAATTCTGATGGTATTCCTGCTTTTATTAAAGATTTTCCTGAGGGCGTAACTGCTATATTAGTGGAAACCCTTGCTAATAGCCAGGAAGAATTGGATAGTAATATCAAAGAAATTAAAGGTTTGCTATCTGCTTATGAAACGGTTCGCCCTATAGAATTTACAGATAAACCAGAGGAGTACTCAAAGTATTGGGATATTCGTAAAGGTATTTTCCCAGCAGTAGGAGGATTAAGAGAAACAGGTACTACTTGTATTATCGAGGATGTGGCTTTCCATATTGAAGATTTACCTAAGGCAACCTTAGAATTACAGAACTTGATTGCCAAATATGGATATAAGGATGGCGTAATTTATGGTCATGCTTTAGAAGGTAACTTCCACTTTATCTTTAATCAGAATTTTGATAAGCCAGAAGAACTGGAACAGTATATCAATTTTATGGGTGAGGTAGATAATTTGGTGGTTGATAAGTACGATGGTTCGCTTAAGGCAGAGCATGGTACAGGTAGAAATATGGCACCATTTGTAAAACACGAATGGGGAGAAGAAGCTTACGAATTAATGAAAGAAGTAAAGCAGCTTTTCGATCCTAAGAACCTACTAAATCCTGGTGTAATTATTAATGATGATCCTAATTGCTATACCAAAAACTTTAAAACATTAATGCCTGTTCACGATATTGTTGACAAATGTATTGAGTGTGGATTTTGTGAAGTAAATTGTTTAACAGCAGGATTTTCTCTTTCGGCTCGTCAACGTACAGTTGTTCAGCGAGAAATTAAAAGACTGGAAACTACTGGCGAAAATCCAGAAAGATTAGCGGAGTTAAGAAAAGGTTTCGTTTATCTTGGAGAACAAACTTGTGCTGGCGATGGATTGTGTGCAACATCTTGTCCTGTGGGTATCGATACCGGCAAGTATATTAAGTACTTAAGATCATTAAATGTTGATACTCCTCGTGCTCAAAAAATAAGTGCTAAAGTTGCTGATAATTTCTCAACTGTAGGTTCTACAATTCGCGGAGGCTTAAAATTTGTGAATGGTGTACATACAGTTATGGGTTCGACTTTACTTGGTGGAATTGCCGGTGGATTTAGAAAATTAAGTGGTAATAATATTCCATTATGGACACCAGCCATGCCGAAAGGGGTAAGCGGACCAAAACCTAAAGAAATTAATCAGGAAAATCCTTTAAAAGTAGTGTATTTCCCATCTTGTATTGCACAAACTATGGGGCCTGCTAAAGGAGATCCATATAAAGAGCCATTGCATAAGGTAACACAAAAATTACTTGAAAAAGCCGGTTATGAGGTTATTTTTCCTGATGGAATGAGTAATTTATGTTGTGGTACTCCTTGGGAGAGTAAAGGGCTTATAAAGCATGCCGATCAGAAATCTTCTGAATTAGAAGCCGCTCTTGTAAAAGCTTCCGAAAATGGAAAATATCCTGTTTTATGTGATACTTCCCCTTGTTTGTATAGAATGAGAAGAGTAATGGATAAAACATTGAAACTTTACGAACCAGTTGAGTTTATTCATGAATTTTTAATGGATAAATTAGAGTTCACTAAGGTTGATGAAGTGATTGCCGTACATCCAACTTGTACGACTACAAAAATGGGATTAACACCTGTTTTAAAAGCTGTAGCTGAGGCATGTGCTACACATGTTATTTTACCAGAAGAGGTTGGATGTTGTGGTTTTGCCGGAGATAGAGGATTTAACTTCCCAGAAGTAAATAAATATGCGCTTCGTAAACTTCGTCCTGTAATTGATCAGTCGAAAGTGGTAGCAGGATACTCGAATAGTAGAACTTGTGAAATTGGTTTAAGTACCAATGGAGGTGTACCTTATATGTCAATTATTTATTTGGTTGATAGAGTAAGTGTGGCAAAGGCCGAAACTCCTAAATTCAAGAAGAAATCACGCAAAAAAGAAAAAGTTGCGATCTAA
- a CDS encoding FAD-dependent oxidoreductase — MNYDVVIIGGNPAGGAAAISAKMLHKDKSVLIIKKEEKSLVPCGIPYTFGTLDNIEANAINPERFKKGGVDLLIDEVTSIDSENKKLSIKNSEPVTYDKLIVATGSVPFVPPIPGADLEGVVTIRKEMEYIKSIQPQLKQGEDIVVVGAGFIGVEMSDELSKVCKNVTLIESMDSILPLAFDSDVVEPAAAILKNHGVNIRTNTMVDKIVGENGKVSAVKLKDGEEIKADRVILAIGYRSNVSLAKECGIDIGIYGGIVTDEYMRTNLKDIFAVGDCVEHRDFFTRKQSKLMLASTAASEARVAGMNLFDLRIIRQVKGSIAIFSSSLDDISVGAAGLTEKQAKAEGFKIIVGHHSGVDHHPATLPDTSEQMVKLIFSEGSGVILGAQVIGGDSTGEMINMLGLAIQKNMTASEIALMQYGTQPKLTAGPTAYPVALAAMRAVQQMYN, encoded by the coding sequence ATGAATTACGACGTAGTAATAATCGGTGGTAATCCAGCCGGAGGAGCAGCAGCAATTTCTGCAAAAATGTTGCACAAAGATAAATCGGTACTGATTATTAAGAAGGAAGAAAAATCACTTGTTCCATGTGGTATTCCTTACACATTTGGTACACTCGATAATATTGAGGCTAATGCTATTAATCCTGAACGCTTTAAAAAAGGAGGGGTAGATCTTCTTATCGATGAAGTAACATCAATAGATAGTGAAAATAAGAAATTGAGCATAAAAAACAGTGAGCCGGTTACTTACGATAAGCTTATTGTTGCTACAGGTTCTGTACCTTTTGTTCCCCCAATTCCAGGAGCCGATTTAGAAGGTGTAGTTACTATTCGTAAAGAAATGGAATATATTAAATCAATTCAGCCGCAATTAAAGCAAGGTGAAGATATAGTTGTTGTAGGTGCTGGCTTTATTGGTGTTGAAATGAGCGATGAGTTAAGTAAAGTGTGTAAAAATGTTACTCTTATAGAATCGATGGATTCTATTTTACCTCTTGCTTTTGATAGTGATGTTGTTGAACCAGCTGCTGCAATACTAAAAAATCATGGGGTAAATATTCGCACGAATACCATGGTAGATAAAATTGTGGGAGAAAATGGAAAGGTAAGCGCGGTAAAATTAAAAGATGGTGAAGAAATTAAAGCAGATCGTGTAATATTAGCCATAGGATACAGATCAAATGTTTCTTTGGCTAAAGAGTGCGGAATAGATATTGGTATTTATGGCGGTATTGTTACCGATGAATACATGCGTACAAATTTAAAAGACATTTTTGCTGTAGGAGATTGTGTGGAGCATCGTGATTTTTTTACTCGTAAACAATCAAAATTAATGTTGGCATCTACTGCAGCCTCTGAAGCTCGTGTGGCAGGAATGAATCTTTTCGATTTAAGAATAATTCGTCAGGTTAAAGGTAGTATCGCTATTTTTTCCAGTTCGCTTGATGATATTTCTGTTGGTGCTGCTGGTCTTACCGAAAAGCAGGCAAAAGCCGAAGGTTTTAAAATAATTGTTGGACATCATAGTGGAGTCGATCATCATCCGGCAACATTGCCCGATACCTCAGAGCAAATGGTTAAGTTAATATTCTCGGAAGGGAGTGGTGTAATTCTCGGAGCTCAGGTTATTGGTGGCGATTCAACTGGTGAAATGATAAATATGTTGGGATTGGCTATTCAAAAAAATATGACTGCTTCGGAAATTGCATTAATGCAATATGGAACACAGCCTAAACTTACTGCAGGTCCTACAGCTTATCCTGTTGCATTAGCTGCCATGAGAGCTGTTCAGCAAATGTATAATTAA
- a CDS encoding L-lactate permease, with product MNALLAFSPILLTIVLMVGFNWGAKKALPLSLLLAIVVAFGVWKIDIHHILGYSVFGFLKAMDILIIIFGAILILNTMKLSGAMTTINNGFSGITTDRRIQAIIIGFMFGAFIEGAAGFGTPAALAGPLLVGLGFPPLAAAMVALIFNSVPVPYGAVGTPISGGAMVTLEQNLSNIGANPEVFKLALTKWIAIPNALVGIFIPLLGIMIMTKFFGKEKSIKPALAAAPFAIFAGLAFAIPYVLIASTLGPDLPSLLGAFIGLGIVVFAAKKGFLVPKKSWDFPPKSEWEANWKSNDNNGDTGEAKMGLVKAWMPYVLIAIILVVTRIPSLGLKGWLAAQTITLSDVLGIDGLTYVLKWAYLPGTIPFILVAIITNFMHNMNGKQVVESWKTTFKQISGAAIALFAGVAMVQLMLKSGTNGAGLDSMLTTMATAIADLSGNAYPVIAPIVGVLGSFMSGSATVSNLLFSSLQFETATILGIPQVLIVAVQTIGAALGNMICVNNVVAVCATVGCIGAEGTIIRRNAIPAFVYYLMVMIVVVVLISSGFNPLPL from the coding sequence ATGAACGCATTATTAGCTTTTTCACCAATTTTATTAACCATTGTCCTGATGGTGGGCTTCAACTGGGGAGCCAAAAAGGCATTGCCTTTATCATTATTACTTGCTATTGTTGTAGCTTTTGGAGTATGGAAAATAGATATCCACCATATATTGGGATATTCAGTATTTGGTTTCCTTAAAGCCATGGATATTTTAATTATTATTTTTGGAGCCATACTTATTTTAAATACCATGAAGTTGTCGGGGGCAATGACTACCATAAACAATGGTTTTAGTGGAATTACTACCGATCGACGAATTCAGGCGATTATTATTGGTTTCATGTTTGGAGCATTTATCGAGGGAGCTGCTGGTTTTGGAACTCCTGCAGCATTGGCCGGACCACTTTTGGTAGGACTCGGATTTCCTCCTTTAGCTGCCGCAATGGTTGCTCTTATTTTTAACTCTGTTCCGGTACCTTATGGTGCTGTAGGTACTCCTATTAGTGGTGGTGCTATGGTTACTCTGGAACAAAATCTATCTAATATCGGAGCTAATCCTGAAGTGTTCAAATTGGCACTTACCAAATGGATTGCAATTCCAAATGCTTTGGTTGGTATTTTTATTCCATTATTAGGAATCATGATTATGACCAAATTTTTTGGTAAAGAGAAATCAATTAAACCAGCTTTGGCTGCAGCGCCATTTGCAATTTTTGCTGGTCTTGCTTTTGCAATTCCTTATGTATTAATCGCGTCTACCTTAGGTCCTGATTTGCCATCCTTATTAGGTGCATTTATTGGGTTAGGTATTGTTGTTTTTGCAGCGAAAAAAGGATTTTTGGTTCCTAAAAAATCTTGGGATTTTCCTCCAAAATCAGAATGGGAAGCAAACTGGAAATCGAACGATAATAATGGTGATACCGGAGAGGCTAAAATGGGCTTGGTAAAAGCATGGATGCCTTACGTATTAATTGCAATTATTCTTGTGGTTACACGTATTCCTTCTTTAGGATTAAAAGGATGGTTAGCTGCTCAAACAATTACCTTATCAGATGTATTGGGTATTGATGGTTTAACCTATGTATTAAAATGGGCATATTTGCCAGGAACAATTCCATTTATTTTAGTGGCTATTATTACTAATTTTATGCATAATATGAATGGAAAGCAAGTTGTGGAATCGTGGAAAACTACATTTAAACAAATTAGTGGTGCTGCAATCGCTTTATTTGCTGGTGTAGCAATGGTTCAGTTAATGCTAAAATCAGGAACCAATGGTGCAGGATTGGATAGTATGCTTACAACAATGGCTACGGCTATTGCTGATCTTTCAGGAAATGCATATCCTGTTATTGCGCCTATTGTAGGAGTATTAGGATCATTTATGTCGGGATCGGCAACGGTTTCTAACTTATTGTTTTCTTCATTGCAATTCGAAACAGCTACTATTTTGGGTATTCCTCAGGTTTTAATTGTAGCAGTTCAAACAATTGGTGCTGCCTTGGGTAATATGATTTGTGTAAATAATGTTGTTGCTGTTTGTGCCACCGTTGGTTGTATTGGTGCCGAAGGAACAATTATTCGTAGAAATGCGATACCTGCATTTGTTTACTATTTAATGGTAATGATTGTTGTAGTGGTGTTAATCTCATCAGGATTTAATCCACTACCATTATAA
- a CDS encoding sigma-54 dependent transcriptional regulator, whose translation MKVLIVDDDRSSGAAVAEFIEEQLGYQISLCHSGDDALNLLQSDDYKMVISDMRMPGMSGIDLLKKIKETPEGESIEVVIMTGFGDMETSIEALRGGAYDYLLKPVNIEELAILIERVAENMRLKEENKDLKENFQKEITSVKREEAERINYYETTIREITSVGKIGVFSDAMRGVVRMAVQFHADRSVPVLIEGETGTGKEVMARLVHFGDEEEVLQPFISINCSAISPTLFESELFGYEDGSFTGARKEGKPGKLELAQGGTLFLDEIGEMPLDMQPKLLRVLQQREMYRVGGSKPIELDVRVICATNRNLKEMVADKTFRGDLYYRLNTGRIYIPALRERKEAILSFSQIFLDEYAKKRGRKFKFISKDAKKIIQDYDWPGNIRELKNTIERATLLYNNLELKPEHIRFLQADEEELNTGDQPLTPGRIVLPDDGLHIEQLELEIVRKALKKFDNNKSKTAEYLGITRSALRSRMNKL comes from the coding sequence ATGAAGGTACTTATCGTTGATGATGACAGGTCGAGTGGGGCAGCGGTTGCAGAGTTTATTGAGGAACAATTAGGATATCAGATTAGTCTTTGCCATTCGGGCGACGATGCTCTAAATTTATTGCAGTCGGATGATTATAAAATGGTAATTTCAGATATGAGAATGCCAGGTATGTCTGGAATAGATCTTTTAAAAAAGATTAAGGAAACACCCGAAGGAGAATCTATCGAAGTGGTTATTATGACTGGCTTTGGCGATATGGAAACCTCTATTGAGGCTTTAAGAGGTGGTGCTTACGATTATTTACTAAAGCCTGTTAATATTGAAGAGCTTGCAATTTTAATTGAGCGAGTGGCCGAAAATATGCGACTAAAGGAAGAAAATAAAGATCTGAAAGAAAATTTTCAGAAAGAAATTACTTCAGTAAAAAGAGAAGAGGCCGAGCGTATTAATTACTATGAAACTACTATTCGCGAAATTACAAGTGTAGGAAAAATTGGTGTGTTTTCCGATGCTATGAGAGGAGTTGTGCGCATGGCTGTACAATTTCATGCCGATAGATCGGTGCCCGTGTTAATAGAAGGAGAAACCGGAACAGGAAAAGAGGTAATGGCACGATTGGTTCATTTTGGCGACGAAGAGGAGGTGCTTCAACCTTTTATATCTATTAACTGTTCGGCAATTTCTCCTACTTTATTCGAAAGCGAACTGTTTGGCTACGAAGATGGTTCATTTACTGGTGCCAGAAAAGAAGGCAAACCAGGAAAATTAGAATTGGCACAAGGAGGAACCTTATTTCTCGACGAAATAGGTGAAATGCCACTTGATATGCAGCCCAAACTATTAAGAGTTTTGCAGCAAAGAGAAATGTATCGCGTTGGAGGAAGCAAGCCAATTGAGCTTGATGTTAGAGTAATTTGTGCTACCAACAGGAACTTAAAAGAAATGGTTGCAGACAAGACTTTCCGTGGTGATCTTTATTATAGGTTAAATACAGGTAGAATTTATATTCCGGCTTTACGTGAAAGAAAAGAGGCAATTTTATCTTTTTCACAGATATTTTTAGATGAGTATGCTAAGAAACGTGGACGTAAATTTAAATTTATTAGTAAGGATGCAAAAAAAATAATTCAGGATTACGATTGGCCGGGAAATATTCGAGAGTTAAAAAATACAATTGAACGGGCAACTCTACTATATAATAATTTGGAATTAAAACCCGAACACATTAGATTTTTGCAGGCCGACGAAGAGGAATTAAATACTGGAGATCAGCCATTAACTCCTGGTAGAATAGTATTGCCTGATGATGGATTACATATTGAACAATTAGAATTAGAAATTGTGCGAAAAGCCTTAAAAAAATTCGATAATAATAAATCTAAAACTGCCGAATATTTGGGAATTACAAGAAGTGCTCTTAGAAGTAGAATGAATAAATTATAG